The Terriglobia bacterium genome contains the following window.
GCCCGGGCGTATAGTGGCGGGTGGCGCATCCAATTCTCTGAATTGTTTTGCTAGCGCATCTCGGCGAGAGGATATTACTCTTGCAATTCATCCCGGCGTACAAAATGAAGGGCACCCCGAACCTCCTCAGTCATCAAACCTGGGCCGCCCGCCGATTAGCGCTCTGAGATTAAGAGCAGCTGCCTCGCTGTGGTTTTAAGTGAGGCAACGGGTACTGAGGCAAATGTCCATTCTTCATCCTCAATCCGAGCTTGAAAAATAGAGTACGAGCGATAGTGACCGCTGGCCGCGAAGCCTGAACCTCTCAGTTGTTTCGCCAACATATCGGAAACAGCATGACGCAACTGTTCCTTCTTGCTACCAGTTCGGTGAAGGTCTGCGGAATGGCTCACTACGCTTCCAAGAAGTAAGTCCACAAGTTGGAGTAGGTGGGCGTCATCCTGAGATGCGCATCGGCTGTCGCGGTGGTCGGAAAGAATGTGCCGGATATGAGCACCGGGCGCAATTGTAATCAAAGGCCCGAGCCGTTCTTTGAGTCTTTCTAGAATCCGGTATTCAGATAGCAGTCGATGATACGGCTCACTGTCAGTAACGATGCCTTCGATTGTCAGGGATTGCTCGGTATCGTAGCAAAACCGGATTACCCCTGTGAGCAAGATTCGAATCAGCGTCTCGCTCCATCGGACCCGACGTTCCCTCACATCACCACTGAAACGCTCCAGTTCAACATGACTCTTCTTGTCGAAAAGAATTACTCCAAGTTTGCACAACAAGGGACTCGAAAACGGCTGTGTTGCTCCTTTATGACGAAGCGCTTCCACCCCCAGCTTGATCCAATGATTTGCGCATCTCTCTGGCGGTCCCCATTTCTGCCCGGAAAACTCGTTGAAATGGAGCTTCGTCTCGCAGTTCCAGCGACTGCGAGCATCTTTCAGCGCAGTGAGTAAGGCCGTCCTCGATTGAGTCGGTACGACAAGACATCCATGGGCGTGAAACGGTTCGTTGCTCGAGTCATGGTAGAGTGATACTGATAGCGAGCTTCCATCGACTCTTGAAGGAACGGGGAACAAGCTGGGTTGTTCGGTGGACATCTGGCTATTTCGTGGCGATCCGCCCTGTCCTAAGTCAAAGGCCAGTTTTCCGAGAGCACTTCCGCTTGTTCAAGGGCCGTTATGGTCGCCATTTCCTAGCGGGTGGCTCACTCCTGCGAAGTTTGCACTTCTTCCTTGCGGCGCACGGGGAGAGGATACCACTGCTGCAAGTCATCGGGGAGTAGTGGGATGGGGCGCGCCGAGCCGGCTCGGGCATTAAGTGCCCAGCGCTTCCGCGCTGGGCTAGCGTGTGGCGCGCCTACGGCGCTGGAATGGTTTGAACGGAGGCCATCGGGGGTATACTCCCGCTGCCGGGAGTCCATGATGGAAATTCCGGCTCAGAGGAGGAAGTCATGAGCCAAAAAACTTTTGACCTGGTTGCCGGACTCTTCTTTCTTCTCATCGCAGTGGGCCACTTGCTGCGGGTGATCTTCGGCTGGACGGTCAATGTGGCGGGCGTAACGATTCCGATGTGGGGGAGCTGGCTTGCCCTCGTGCTGGTTGGCTACCTCGCGTTTGTGGGCCTGCGCGCCAGCCGCACGTCTTCGTAAAAAGTACCCAACGCTTTCGCGCTGGGCTAACGTCTGGCGCGCCTACGGCGCTGGGGATTCTTCCAGGAAAAGTTAGAAGACCCACCCTCAAAAACCGAGGGAGGGGCACCCGCGTGCCGGGCTAAAGCCCGGCCTCTACACAATCCTTTCATCTCGGTTGCGCACGCGAATTCATCCTAATTATGTAATTTTGGGGATTGCCGGAACGAGTCCGTGTCTGGCCATCACCGCTTTTAATTTTTCCAGGTCCGGAGGGCCACCGGCGTTCACAATTTCGGCGGACTCTTTGAAGAAGGCGGGTCCGATCAGAGCCGGGGTAATTACCGCCAAGGCTTTGGCGTGCTCTTGTTTTAGATTGTTAAAGCCGTGAACCGCACCCCGCGGGATAAAATAAGATTCACCGGAAGCAATGTCCACGGCTTTGCCTTCTACCGTAAACGTAATGACGCCTTCTAATCCATAAATAGTCTCGTCGTAACGTTCGTGGGAATGAGGAAGCGGGACCTTGGCTCCAGGCGGCACGCCAAATTCAAACATAGCTACCGAGCCATTGGTGTCTGCCGCTTCCAGCAGAAAATCGATTGTGATTTGGCCAATTCGGATCGTTTCGTTTTTCATAAAGATAAGGGTTTAATTTTTCCTTCGCTAAAACCGGCGCCCACCGCTTGCGCGCTGGGCTAACGTGTGGTGCGCCTACGGCGCCAGGGGATTCTTCCAGGGGAAAGTTAGAAGACCCACCCTCAAGAACCGAGGGCGGGCACGATGTATCGTGCCCCTACGGTTTGGCGTTGGGGGAGAAGAAGCCGATGGGCAGGTCGCGGGCGGTGCGCAGGCCGGCCGGGGCGTCGAGAATGGCGGGGATGGTGTTGACCACGACGGCGGCGGTGGCGATGTCGCCGTGGCAGCCGCCGGGGATGGTCAGGCTGACGGCGGGGTGGCCGGTCAGCTCGATGGTGTCCGCGGGATTTTTTGCGCCGACGTACATCTGCAGCTCGAGGTAGACCAGCTCTTTGCCGCCGCCAATGCCGCGGGCGATCTGGTGTACGCCGGCGGCCTGGCCGGCTTCCACGGTCAGGAATCCGGTCTGCACGCGCTCCTGGGCGACGACCGGCTCGATGGTTTCGATGATCTGCTCGACCGGGAGGTTCAGGCTGTCGGCGATCATGGCCACGGACTCCGGCAGGCCCACGTGCTTGATGACCCCGGCGGCCACCTGCGCAGTAAACTCCTCGACGCTCATGCCCGCGCCGATCTTCTGCTGCAGGGGCATGCGCCGCGTCGCGGCGTCCACGATGCGCAGCGCTTTGGCGTGCTCGATGCGCTGGGAGACCGCCGCCAGGGTGATCAGCAGCTTGTCCATCACGAAGCCGGGATTGATGCCCGTGCCCACCAGGGCCACGCCCCAGTCCTTGGCCGCGGCATCCAGCTTGGCCGCCAGCTCCGGATGCGTGCGGTAGGGATAGGCCAGCTCCTCGCAGGTGGAAACCACGCAGGACTCCGCCTCGAGGCAGGCCAGCAGCTGGTCCAGCACCTTGGGCAGGGAGGAGGAGGTCGAGTGGATGACCACGTCGGCCGCCTGGTCCAGCACTTCGTTGGCATGCCCGGAGATTTTTACGCCCCAGGGGGCGTCGGGGGCGCCCACGACTTCGCCGAGGTCGCGGCCGATCTTCGCGGGATCGGTGTCAATCGCCCCGCAGATCTGAATGGCTTTCTTTTCCCGCAGCAGCCGGGCGATGGAGGCGCCAATGGGGCCGACACCATACTGGATGGCGCGAATTTTCTTTTTCACGTTTCTCTCCGAGGATTCCGGCGCGGAGCCGACGCTCACCGCGTCTCTTGGTCCAAACTGAATCTTTTACGATAATGGAAAGCGCGGGGTCAGGCAATGGCAAAGGCGCGCGGAGCAAAACGCCGCTCCGGAAAAGAGAAAACCCCCGCGGCCTGCTCCTGCGCTACACTTGCGGATTAGTACACAAGGGAGAGGCTTATGCGCGCGCAGAAGCTCAGCGAAGCGGAAATCCAGGAGCGCCTGGCCGGAAGAAAAGGCTGGACGGTAGAGAACGGCAAGCTCCACCGCACCTACGAATGCCGCGATTTCGTGAGCGCTTTCGGGAACATGACCCGCGTGGCGCTGGTGGCCGAAGCCATGAATCACCACCCGGAATGGTGCAACGTATGGAACAAGGTGACCGTGGACCTGACCACGCACAGCGCCGGGGGCATCAGCAGCCTGGATTTCGAGCTGGCCGCGAAGATGGATGAAATTTTTGCGGCCTGAGCGCCGGGATGCGCTCTCCGCGAAAGGAGCTTCCCCGCGGAAGCATTTGCGAATACTCTCTGACGGAGGCTCTTGGCGCTGATGATCGCAGACCGGTTGCGGGACGCATGATCGGCGCGCACCAGGCGCGGCAGGCGGCGCGCCGCCGGCTCTTCATTCTCCTGCGCTGGGGCGCAGGCCTGGCCGTCCTGCTCCTGCTGGCCCATGTGATTCCCCGGGAACCTCTGCGCGCGGCGCTGGCGCGCGTGCCCGGGACGCGCTTCCTGGCTATTCTGCTGGCCTATCTTGTGGTGCATCTCGTGGGCATCGCCAAGTGGCGCATGACCGTGAATGCCGCCGGCGCCGGACTGGATCTCTCCACCAGCGCGCAATGCTACTGCGGGGGGCTGTTCGGCACGCTCTTTCTGCCCTCCATTCTGGGCGGAGATGTGGTGCGTCTGGCCGTGGGTCTGCGGCGCAGTCCGCAGCCCGCCGGGGTGCTCGCCGGGAACATCGCCGACCGTATTCTGGACGTGTGCGCGCAAGGCGGCCTGGTCCTGGTGGGCCTCTTCCTGCTCCCGGAATCTCTGCCCGGCGCCTGGCAGGCCGCGGCGCGCCGCGCGCTGCTGATCGCCGCGTTGCTGGGGATGGTGGTGGCGCTGCTGAGCATTCTGCTCTACCGGCCGCTGCTGCGCGGCCACTCGGTGCGCTTCCGGCGGCGGCTGGCAAGGTTCCGCCATGCGCTGCGAAGTGTTTGGCGGCGGCCGCACGTCCTGGTGCTAGGCTGGCTGATGGGGCTGTTCATCCAGGCGAGTTTCGTGCTGCTCGGCGCGCTCCTGGCGATTTCCTGCGGGCTGCTGCTGCCGCTGCGCGTGTGGCTGTTTGCCTGGCCGCTGGCGAAGGTGGTGGCGCTGTTGCCGCTCACCCAGGGAGGCATCGGAGTGCGCGAAGCGGCGCTGGTGGTACTGCTGGCTCCGTTTGGCGTGGCTGGTCCGCTGGCCTTCGCCACCGGCCTGGTCTGGGAAGCCGTGGTCATCTGTGGCGGCCTGCTGGCGGGCTTGGCCGCCCTGCTCCTCCGGCGCCTGGATGAGGCAGAAGAGCAGGCGTAGCGAGTCCGTGACACCGCGCCCGCCGCGCGCTTGACTCTCCCGGCAGCCGGTTCACAATGGGCGTATCCCCCTTCCAGGTACGCGTACGTTCCGTGGCGAGCGATTTGCGGTTTTCTCGCCGTCTTGAGGACTGTCCTCTCCAGTCTGGTAGCCGTGGTTTATGGCCATAAGCATCTGCCGCGCAGGAATCGCGGGCCACCCGGCACCAAAACATTCGTTTCCGGGGCCATCCCCCAGGAGAGGCGTTTATGAGCACCACGGCAAACACACCTTCGGAGGCCCGAGACACTGCCAAGAATCTGCGCATTCTCGTGGCCGAGGCGGGAGCCGGACAGCTCGCCCGGGCCTTCCAGGAGGTCATTCCGAATTGGGGGACCGAGTGCCAACTCACTCTCGCGACCTCGGCTACCACGCTGGTGCCGACCATCGCCGCGGTGCGTCCCGACGCCATCTTCCTTGATCTTTCACTCTGCTGGCCGGAGCCCCTGCAGGCCGTGCGCCGGGTTCGCGGCGCGGCCCCCTTCACCCCGCTGATCATTTTGGCCAATCCTGCGGATAAACAATTTGCCGCCCTGGCCGTCGCGGAGGGCGCCCAGGACTATCTGCTGAAGGACTATGTAACTGCACGCACGCTGGAGCGGGTGTTGCGGGCGGCGCTGGAGCGCGCCGCCGTCGCCGCCGCCGCCGAATCCCCGGAGGTTCTCCGCGATACCTTGACGGGACTCTACAACGCGCGGGGTTTCGAGGTGCTTGCGGGGCGCTCTCTGCAGCGAGCCCGGCGCGTCGGCGGAACTCTCCTCATCCTGTGGGTGCGCGAAGAGAAACTGGGGGCGATTCGCGCGGCCTTCGGAAGGGAAGCGGCGGAGCGCTTGGAGCGCGAAATCGCGGAGGTTCTGTCCGGCATTTTTCGCCGTTCGGACCTGCTGGCCCACGTGGACGAGGGCGAATTCGTGGTTCTCGCGGCGGATGCCGGCGCAGCCGGAGCGCCACTTCTGCGCCACCGCCTGGAAATGCGTTTGGGGCAGCAGAATCGCGCGCCCGGCCGGCAGTTTTCGCTGAGCGTGCGCATCGGCAGCCGCCTGTGGTCCGCGGAGAGCGACGCTTCTCTCGAGAGCCTGATGCGGGAAAGCGCAGCGGCCGCCGGCGCACACGTCGCCGACAATGGCCCGCAGCCGGAGCTGGTCACGCTTCCGGAGGGAAATCCTCCGGGACGGAGACCGTGAAGAGTTCGCCGGCCCGCGCATCCGCTGGGGAGCCGCAGGCCGGCAGATTGCATTGGCGGAAGGCCATCCAAGGACATCCATGAGCCGCGCGCTGCACTTCCGAAAACAGCTTCGCCCGGCGGGGCCGCCGGTCGTGCTCCTGCGGTGCGCCGCACTGTATCCGGGCTTGCACGGCACCAGCGGGTTCGCCGAGCGCACGCCCTCCACCACTTTCCCCTGCAGCGTTGCCGGAGAACGACGATGAAGCCCGAACTCCTCGAAGAACTACAATCCGCCAGCCTCGCCGTTCCTCTGCGTCTGCTCCTTTTCCAGAATTCCCCGGAAGAGACCGCAGCGATCCTCCGCGAGCTGGAGCAGTCCGGCATCGCGGCGCAGGCGGACGTCATCGCCTCACCCGAGGAGTTCAGGCGTTGCCTGGCGGAGCGCTCCTACGACGCGGTGCTGGCGGACTACTGCCTCCCGGAGGGGTCCGGTTTCGAAGCCTTCCAGGAGCTGCGGCGCGGCGGAAAGGACACCCCCTTCCTGCTGCTCGCGGCGGCACTCCCCGAAGAGGAGGCCGTCGAATGCATCAAGCAGGGCGTCAGCGACTACATCCGCAAGGACCATCTATCCCGCCTGCCTCTGGCCCTCAAACGCGCGGTGCGCGAAAAAACTCTGCGCGAGGAAAGCGAGCGGGCCCA
Protein-coding sequences here:
- a CDS encoding diguanylate cyclase, coding for MSTTANTPSEARDTAKNLRILVAEAGAGQLARAFQEVIPNWGTECQLTLATSATTLVPTIAAVRPDAIFLDLSLCWPEPLQAVRRVRGAAPFTPLIILANPADKQFAALAVAEGAQDYLLKDYVTARTLERVLRAALERAAVAAAAESPEVLRDTLTGLYNARGFEVLAGRSLQRARRVGGTLLILWVREEKLGAIRAAFGREAAERLEREIAEVLSGIFRRSDLLAHVDEGEFVVLAADAGAAGAPLLRHRLEMRLGQQNRAPGRQFSLSVRIGSRLWSAESDASLESLMRESAAAAGAHVADNGPQPELVTLPEGNPPGRRP
- a CDS encoding 4a-hydroxytetrahydrobiopterin dehydratase, which produces MRAQKLSEAEIQERLAGRKGWTVENGKLHRTYECRDFVSAFGNMTRVALVAEAMNHHPEWCNVWNKVTVDLTTHSAGGISSLDFELAAKMDEIFAA
- a CDS encoding flippase-like domain-containing protein; amino-acid sequence: MIGAHQARQAARRRLFILLRWGAGLAVLLLLAHVIPREPLRAALARVPGTRFLAILLAYLVVHLVGIAKWRMTVNAAGAGLDLSTSAQCYCGGLFGTLFLPSILGGDVVRLAVGLRRSPQPAGVLAGNIADRILDVCAQGGLVLVGLFLLPESLPGAWQAAARRALLIAALLGMVVALLSILLYRPLLRGHSVRFRRRLARFRHALRSVWRRPHVLVLGWLMGLFIQASFVLLGALLAISCGLLLPLRVWLFAWPLAKVVALLPLTQGGIGVREAALVVLLAPFGVAGPLAFATGLVWEAVVICGGLLAGLAALLLRRLDEAEEQA
- a CDS encoding cupin domain-containing protein, translating into MKNETIRIGQITIDFLLEAADTNGSVAMFEFGVPPGAKVPLPHSHERYDETIYGLEGVITFTVEGKAVDIASGESYFIPRGAVHGFNNLKQEHAKALAVITPALIGPAFFKESAEIVNAGGPPDLEKLKAVMARHGLVPAIPKIT
- a CDS encoding dihydrodipicolinate reductase, coding for MRAIQYGVGPIGASIARLLREKKAIQICGAIDTDPAKIGRDLGEVVGAPDAPWGVKISGHANEVLDQAADVVIHSTSSSLPKVLDQLLACLEAESCVVSTCEELAYPYRTHPELAAKLDAAAKDWGVALVGTGINPGFVMDKLLITLAAVSQRIEHAKALRIVDAATRRMPLQQKIGAGMSVEEFTAQVAAGVIKHVGLPESVAMIADSLNLPVEQIIETIEPVVAQERVQTGFLTVEAGQAAGVHQIARGIGGGKELVYLELQMYVGAKNPADTIELTGHPAVSLTIPGGCHGDIATAAVVVNTIPAILDAPAGLRTARDLPIGFFSPNAKP